The Sulfurihydrogenibium sp. DNA window TGCTTATTAATAGGTTTTTAACAATGAATAATTATTAGCGTAGTGTATAATTAATTAAAGAAAAGCAATAAAACGTATGCAGAAAAAAATAGACTATTCTATGATTTTCTATTATTGGACAAAGCATGTTAAAATATTTCTCAAAACATCCGAAGTTGCAATTAAAAAGGATAAGATGATGAGAAAAATATTAATAACTCTACTTTTGACAATAGGAATTTCTTTTGCTAAAGTGCCCTATCAAGAATGCTTTTTTAGAGCAGCCATGCAATATGATATACCTTATCAACTTCTTGTAGCAATAGCAAAGATTGAGTCTGGATTTAGACCATGGGTTATAAATATTAATCAGAATGGAAGGTCTGTTAAAGTAATAAATCCTAAGTCTGTGGAAGAGGCAGCTATATATCTTCAATATTTACATGACAATGGATACAATTATGATGTTGGTGTAGGGCAGATTAATGTAAGAAATATCAAAAGACTGGGCTTAAGACCACAACAGTTATTAGACCCTTGCAATAATATAATGGTTTCAGCTTATATTCTAAAAGAAAATGTTTTGAGATACGGGCTTACATGGGAAGCAATATGGCGATATAACGGTAGAAGAGATTATGCTTATAAAGTATACAACGCTTTAGTTTCTATGGGTGCTGTAACTCGCAGGTAAGTTTGTCAAAAATTTTATCTTGCAATTCAAACATTATTTTTGCATCTTCTTCGTTGGTTTCATGGTCATAGCCAAGTAAATGCAAAATTCCATGAATCATTAATCTTAAAACTTCCTCTTTGAGAGTAAGTCCTATTTCTTCTGCTTGAGCTTTTGCGTAAGGAAGGGAGATGATAATATCTCCCAAAAGTCTATATTTATATCCGATTGTTTCATCTTGTGGAAAGGATAGAACATCTGTAGGCTTGTCTTTTCCTCGCCATTCTTTATTTATTTCTCTAATTCTCTCATTATCTGTCAATGTGATGCTTATTTCAACATTATTAAGATTAAGCTCTGATAGAATTTTTTCAGTAATATCTTTTATAAATTTCTTTGTTATTTCTTTGCTATAAACTTCCTTGCTGATTAAGATTCTATTTTTTTGAGTTTTGCTCTTCATATCTATTGTAAGCCTCTATTATTCTTTGTACTATTGGATGTCTGACAACATCTTTTTCAGAAAATTTAACAAACCCTATTCCTTTGACATCCTGTAAAACATTTATAGCTTCCACTAAACCAGACTGGACTGTTTTCGGTAGGTCTATTTGGGTAATGTCTCCGGTGATTACAGCTTTTGAGCCAAAGCCAATTCTTGTCAGTAGCATCTTCATCTGTTCTTTTGTTGTATTTTGTGCTTCGTCAAGAATGATAAAAGCATCGTTTAAGGTTCTTCCTCTCATGAATGCAAGGGGTGCAACTTCTATAACCTTTTTTTCTATCATGTCAGCCACTTTTTCCGGGTCTACCATGTCATAAAGTGCATCATATAATGGTCTTAGATATGGGTCTACTTTCTCTTCTAAGGAGCCAGGCAGAAATCCAAGCTTTTCTCCTGCTTCTACTGCTGGTCTTGTGAGAATTATTCTATTTACTTTATTTTGTTTCAAATAAGAGACCGCTACAGCCATTGCAAGGTATGTTTTACCTGTTCCGGCCGGACCAATTCCAAATGTTATATCATTTTGTTTAATAGTTTCTACGTAAAGCTTTTGAGTTGGGGTTTTTGCCATTATTGGCTTTCTTTTATGAGAAAATAAGATAGCTTCAGTAAAATCTTCTTCTTTTTGTGTTTTTGGGCTTTCTTTTTCAAGTTTAAAGCCAATGGCAAGATTTCTAATATCAGAAGGCATCAAAACGTGTCCAACTTCAAAATAAGAAGACACTTTTTCCATAAATTCTTCAAATCTGTCTAAATTTTCTTCTTTTCCTGACGCTATGATTGACGTTCCTCTTGCAAAGATTTTTAATCCGAAAACTTCTTCAAAGAATTTGAGATTTTCATCCTTTGTTCCTACAACGTTAAAAAATGCTTCCGCCGGGATTTGAACCTCTAATTTTAAAATCCTTTTTACCTCCAATCTAAAATTTTGTGTTTAATTTATGCAAGTTTTTATAGTTTGCCATAATTTTAACATATTTTTATTTTCAGGATAGCAAAAATAAAACCTCCAAATAAAAAGTTATCTCGGACAAGTGATTTATTTCAGACTAAGCTTTTTAGTAATACTTCTTTTGACTTAGTACAATATGTCAGAAAATAAAAAATTTTTCGTTTCTAATATTAGAAATAAAAATTTGCAGGAGGTTTTTCTATGAAAAAAATCTTTATATCAGCTTTAACGGTTGCTACAGTCTCTAGCTATGCTTTTGCAGGAGATGAAACAAAAGTGCAGCAAAACAAGCTTCCTATCGTAAAATGCTCCGAGCCTGTTATGACTGTTGCTTTAGGTTCGGTTGATTGTAAAGCTCAAGCTTGTGAAGCTCCGGCGGACCCTAAACAAAACATGCTTGCAGCTATTTTTGGTGGAAGTGCTAATGTGCAAGGAATTGGAAAAGGACTTGGAAACATGTTAATTACCGCTCTTAAAGAAAGTAGATGTTTTAAAGTTATTGACTTAGACCAATTCGAACAAGTTAAGAAAAAATTAGAAGCAACAGGACAGAAAGTTCAACCGCCAAAAATTGATAAGTTTATAAACTTAACTATTACTCAAATTGCTTTATCAAGAAGCTCTGGTGCCTTAGGTGGTGGTTTTATACCTATACTTAGTGCAATTAAAAAAGATACTCAATCAGCAGAAGTTGGCATAGATGTAGCTTTAATGGACCCTGCTACATTAGAGATTAGCGAAGCTAAAAGTTTTAAAGCTAACTCTGAAAAAACATCATGGGGACTTTTTGGTGCTGGTGGATTTGACGGTTTTGGTGGTGGCGGTGGATGGAGTTGGTCGAATAATTTAGCATTAGATGCTGTTGCAAGAGAAGTTATTGTTGAAGCTACAAACTATTTAGCAGAAACCTATGCTAAAGATAAAATCATAGAAAGACCGGTTATAGCTAAAGAAGACGAAAAAAAGGATGAGAAAAAGGAAGAAAATAAAACTTATTAATACATCAAAAGGAGGTAGCTACTCTACTACCTCCACCTCTTTTTCTCTACTTGCTTGACCTTTAATTATCTTTATTTTACTTTTTGGAACATCAAAAAAATCAGATAAAAGCTCAATGACTTTTTCGTTTGCCTTTCCTTTCTCTGGTATTGTAGTTGTTCTTACTTCATAAAGATTTTCATCTATCTTTTTAACTTCGTTTTTACTTGCACCTGGCTTAACTTTTACCTTTATTCTCACCTTTCTCTAATTCCTGCTATAAATTCTTCAACCATCTGTCTTGCTTGATAGTCTTTATACTGGATTGGTGGGTGTTTCATCGTGTATGCGGAAATAGAATATAGCGGACCACCTATTCCTCTGTCTTGAGCAAGTTTAGCACATCTTATAGCATCTATTGCAACCCCTGCACTGTTAGGTGAGTCTTCAACTTCCAATCTAAGTTCAATATTCATAGGAACATCGCCAAACAATCTTCCTTCTATTCTTATGAAAGCAAGCTTTTTATCTTTTAGCCATGGTACATAATCACTCGGTCCAATATGAACGTTTCTTGGGTCTATGCCGTAAGGTATCAAAGATGTAACAGCTTCTGTTTTAGATTTTTTCTTAGTTTCTAATCTACTTCTTTCAAGCATATTTAAAAAGTCAGTATTGCCACCAACGTTTAATTGATATGTTCTATCTACTTTAACGCCTCTTTCTAATAAAAGCTGAGTAAGAACTCTATGTGTAATTGTTGCTCCAACTTGCGATTTAATGTCATCCCCGATTACCGGTATGCCTGCTTCTTCAAATTTTTTAGCCCATTCATCGTCAGATACTATGAATGTTGGCATACAGTTTATGAAGGAAACACCTGCTTCTAAGCAAGCTTGAGCATAAAATCTTGCTGCCTTTTCGGCTCCAACCGGCACATAGTTAACTAAAACATCTGCTTTTGATTCTATCAATACTTTTACAACTGTTTCTAAACTATCTTCTTTTGCATCTGCTAATACAAAAGCATTTTCTGGTGGGTAGTTTTTCATATGCTCTGGATAGCCGTCAAGGACTTTACCCATTCTGACTTTAACGCCCATATATGGAATATCTCTCTTAAAAACTGTCGTACAATTTGGTTGTGCAAAAATTGCCTGACTTACATCAAAACCTACTTTTCTGGCATCTATATCCCATGCTGCCACTATTTCTATGTCCCAAGGTTTATATCCGCCTATTTCTTCATGCATTATTCCGCTTGCTTCTAAATCTTGCTTATCTTTGTAATAATAAATCCCTTGAATCAAAGCACTTGCACAGTTTCCAACCCCGGCAATAGCTACTCTAATTTTCTTATCAGACAATTTATCGCCTCCTTATAATATAACTTGTTTTGCTTTTATAATTTCTGGTATTTGATGAATTTCCTCTAAAACTTCTTCATTTAATCTATCGTCAAGCTGAAGGGCTCCAAGAGCTATTTTACCTTTTTCTAATCTTCCAAGTCTAAATCCTGCTATGTTTACATTATGTTTTGCAAGCAATGTCCCAAGTTTTCCAATTACACCTGGAACGTCTTTATTTTCAAACATTAAAATCACACCTTGTGGTTCAATATCTATCCAGTAGTTATCGACCATCATGATTCTTGGGAATTTGTCATAAAGAGCAGTTCCACCTACAGACACTTCTTTATCTTTAGACCTTGCAGTAACTTTTATAAACTCTTTAAAGTTAAGTCCTGCCTCTCTTGTAGATTTGACGATATTAACCCCTCTTTCTTTTGCTATGAAAGGTGCATTAATTATATTTACAGGTGTATCTAAAATTGGTGATAAAAAGCCTTTCAAGAAAAATGCTGTTATTGGTTCTATATGCTGTTTTATGCTTCCTCTAACTTCTATGTTAATTTCTGTAAAATGTCCCCCTGCATACTGGGTCAGAAAGCTTCCAAGCTTTTCTGCTAGTTCAAGATATGCTTTTATGTTTTCAAATCCTTCTGTTATTGTAAATGGTGCATTTACTGCCACCTCAACAAACTGACCTTTTAAAGCAGCTATAACATACTGAGCTATTTTAATTGCCACGTTATCTTGTGATTCATACGTATTTGCTCCAATGTGTGGAGATAGACTAATATTTGGAAATTCAAATAACCTTCTGATTCTTTCATCCGGCGGCTCTTTTGAGAATACATCAAGCCCAAGTCCAGCTATTTTACCTTCTTGAATTGCATCATACAAAGCATCTTCATCAACGATTCCGCCTCTTGCACAGTTTATGAAATAAACACCTTTCTTCATAAGGTCGAATTCTTTTTTTCCTATCATATTTCTTGTTTCTTCTGTTAATGGACAATGAAGAGTGATAATATCAGACATCTTTATAAGTTCATGTAAATCATCTATTATTTCAACACCGAGCCTGTCACCTTTTTCTTTTGGAATGTATGGGTCGTAAGCTATAACCTTTGCTCCTGCTGCTTTACATCTGATAGCAACTTGAGATCCAACATTACCAAGACCTATTATTCCAACTACCTTTCCGTCTAACTCTTCACCCATAAATTTCGACCTTTTCCACTCACCAGCC harbors:
- a CDS encoding lytic transglycosylase domain-containing protein — encoded protein: MMRKILITLLLTIGISFAKVPYQECFFRAAMQYDIPYQLLVAIAKIESGFRPWVININQNGRSVKVINPKSVEEAAIYLQYLHDNGYNYDVGVGQINVRNIKRLGLRPQQLLDPCNNIMVSAYILKENVLRYGLTWEAIWRYNGRRDYAYKVYNALVSMGAVTRR
- the ybeY gene encoding rRNA maturation RNase YbeY; amino-acid sequence: MKSKTQKNRILISKEVYSKEITKKFIKDITEKILSELNLNNVEISITLTDNERIREINKEWRGKDKPTDVLSFPQDETIGYKYRLLGDIIISLPYAKAQAEEIGLTLKEEVLRLMIHGILHLLGYDHETNEEDAKIMFELQDKIFDKLTCELQHP
- a CDS encoding PhoH family protein, which produces MEVKRILKLEVQIPAEAFFNVVGTKDENLKFFEEVFGLKIFARGTSIIASGKEENLDRFEEFMEKVSSYFEVGHVLMPSDIRNLAIGFKLEKESPKTQKEEDFTEAILFSHKRKPIMAKTPTQKLYVETIKQNDITFGIGPAGTGKTYLAMAVAVSYLKQNKVNRIILTRPAVEAGEKLGFLPGSLEEKVDPYLRPLYDALYDMVDPEKVADMIEKKVIEVAPLAFMRGRTLNDAFIILDEAQNTTKEQMKMLLTRIGFGSKAVITGDITQIDLPKTVQSGLVEAINVLQDVKGIGFVKFSEKDVVRHPIVQRIIEAYNRYEEQNSKK
- a CDS encoding CsgG/HfaB family protein — its product is MKKIFISALTVATVSSYAFAGDETKVQQNKLPIVKCSEPVMTVALGSVDCKAQACEAPADPKQNMLAAIFGGSANVQGIGKGLGNMLITALKESRCFKVIDLDQFEQVKKKLEATGQKVQPPKIDKFINLTITQIALSRSSGALGGGFIPILSAIKKDTQSAEVGIDVALMDPATLEISEAKSFKANSEKTSWGLFGAGGFDGFGGGGGWSWSNNLALDAVAREVIVEATNYLAETYAKDKIIERPVIAKEDEKKDEKKEENKTY
- a CDS encoding DUF167 domain-containing protein; this translates as MRIKVKVKPGASKNEVKKIDENLYEVRTTTIPEKGKANEKVIELLSDFFDVPKSKIKIIKGQASREKEVEVVE
- a CDS encoding inositol-3-phosphate synthase, producing the protein MSDKKIRVAIAGVGNCASALIQGIYYYKDKQDLEASGIMHEEIGGYKPWDIEIVAAWDIDARKVGFDVSQAIFAQPNCTTVFKRDIPYMGVKVRMGKVLDGYPEHMKNYPPENAFVLADAKEDSLETVVKVLIESKADVLVNYVPVGAEKAARFYAQACLEAGVSFINCMPTFIVSDDEWAKKFEEAGIPVIGDDIKSQVGATITHRVLTQLLLERGVKVDRTYQLNVGGNTDFLNMLERSRLETKKKSKTEAVTSLIPYGIDPRNVHIGPSDYVPWLKDKKLAFIRIEGRLFGDVPMNIELRLEVEDSPNSAGVAIDAIRCAKLAQDRGIGGPLYSISAYTMKHPPIQYKDYQARQMVEEFIAGIRER
- the serA gene encoding phosphoglycerate dehydrogenase, giving the protein MYKVLVTDDISPKGLEILSNDEEIDLDYQPEIKFNELLEIIKDYDAIITRSRTPVTKELLERAEKLKVIGRAGVGVDNVDLEEASRRGILVVNTPGANTIGAAEITMAHIYAVLRKLHLAHESVKAGEWKRSKFMGEELDGKVVGIIGLGNVGSQVAIRCKAAGAKVIAYDPYIPKEKGDRLGVEIIDDLHELIKMSDIITLHCPLTEETRNMIGKKEFDLMKKGVYFINCARGGIVDEDALYDAIQEGKIAGLGLDVFSKEPPDERIRRLFEFPNISLSPHIGANTYESQDNVAIKIAQYVIAALKGQFVEVAVNAPFTITEGFENIKAYLELAEKLGSFLTQYAGGHFTEINIEVRGSIKQHIEPITAFFLKGFLSPILDTPVNIINAPFIAKERGVNIVKSTREAGLNFKEFIKVTARSKDKEVSVGGTALYDKFPRIMMVDNYWIDIEPQGVILMFENKDVPGVIGKLGTLLAKHNVNIAGFRLGRLEKGKIALGALQLDDRLNEEVLEEIHQIPEIIKAKQVIL